One part of the Acipenser ruthenus chromosome 55, fAciRut3.2 maternal haplotype, whole genome shotgun sequence genome encodes these proteins:
- the LOC131723411 gene encoding uncharacterized protein LOC131723411, with protein MLDEQCTMTRNKSALSRIWDFCSIGKDSPNYLDHVSEQVDKYRGQTVPLEKPAGYPMRIGGLDDTIYAEMEDELEAWEDVYLPERVEMRVIGDIDMFPSLAVGLQLIILAGKDGNIYAYENEVLHQVADSLQDLFQKGIEFPGTRVYNYGECFAPMTEEEYDELMQDEEVKKMKEETREFIKSNKAEFLSILARIEEKENAEKVASNAVVPSDHHHPKNVVVQLWKHADESFIFHLNDAYYEMWCKIFQLLGLTCEELKSNGTCRKLRRRFRALPCAA; from the exons ATGCTGGATGAACAATGCACGATGACACG CAACAAGAGTGCCTTATCCAGGATCTGGGATTTCTGCAGCATTGGTAAAG ATTCACCCAACTACCTTGACCATGTATCGGAACAAGTGGACAAATACAGGGGGCAGACTGTGCCTCTGGAGAAGCCAGCAGGGTATCCAATGAGAATTGGGGGGCTAGATGACACAATCTATGCAGAAATGGAGGATGAGCTTGAAGCATGGGAAGATGTCTACCTTCCTGAAAGAGTAGAGATGAGAGTTATCGGTGACATTGATATGTTCCCGAGTCTGGCAGTGGGTCTGCAGCTGATCATTCTGGCAGGCAAAGATGGCAACATCTATGCTTATGAAAATGAGGTGTTGCACCAAGTGGCCGACAGCTTGCAGGACCTCTTCCAAAAGGGAATTGAGTTTCCTGGAACCAGAGTCTACAACTATGGGGAATGTTTTGCTCCTATG ACGGAAGAAGAATACGATGAATTAATGCAGGATGAAGaagtaaagaaaatgaaagagGAGACCAGGGAATTCATCAAAAGCAACAAAGCCGAATTTCTGAGCATACTGGCCCGCATTGAAGAAAAAGAGAATGCAGAAAAGGTTGCGTCCAATGCAGTTGTGCCTTCTGACCACCACCACCCCAAGAATGTTGTAGTTCAGTTGTGGAAGCATGCAGATGAATCGTTcatatttcatttaaatgatGCCTATTATGAGATGTGGTGCAAGATCTTCCAGCTGCTAGGGCTGACATGTGAAGAGCTGAAAAGTAATGGGACTTGTAGAAAGTTGAGGCGCCGTTTCAGAGCTCTTCCATGTGCCGCATAA